The Haliscomenobacter hydrossis DSM 1100 genome has a window encoding:
- a CDS encoding IclR family transcriptional regulator produces the protein MLVAQRNGQSITLTEIADELQLNQATAANINKTLVHKGYLEHIGKKKGYRLGPAAYRLTNEVPYGQDLVIAAREVMEKLTAKLNESCLLGVLRNYKRYILHVVNSEQEIQVKMRSERNVYETASGRLLLAYLSEKELERFIQHNGLPDPALWEEGSSMEKLLEVLAQIKKEGLTMTFMGNGHIRGFAVPIVVNNTVVAGLSVFLPEYRCTPEHRNDIIQTLKASAKQIGDQLSL, from the coding sequence GTGCTGGTTGCCCAACGCAACGGGCAATCCATCACGCTAACCGAGATAGCAGATGAACTCCAACTCAATCAGGCGACTGCCGCCAACATCAACAAAACCCTGGTACACAAAGGGTACCTGGAGCACATTGGCAAAAAGAAAGGCTACCGCCTCGGACCAGCGGCGTACCGCTTGACCAATGAAGTGCCTTATGGCCAGGATCTGGTCATTGCGGCCCGCGAGGTCATGGAAAAACTGACCGCGAAGCTCAATGAATCCTGCCTGCTCGGGGTATTGCGCAATTATAAGCGCTACATTTTACACGTGGTCAACTCGGAGCAGGAAATTCAGGTAAAAATGCGTTCGGAGCGCAATGTATACGAAACCGCCAGTGGACGTTTGCTCCTGGCTTATTTGTCCGAAAAAGAACTAGAGCGTTTCATCCAACACAATGGCCTGCCCGATCCAGCACTTTGGGAGGAGGGGAGTTCGATGGAAAAATTGCTCGAAGTCCTGGCCCAAATCAAAAAAGAAGGCCTGACCATGACCTTTATGGGAAACGGGCACATCCGCGGCTTTGCCGTACCCATCGTGGTAAATAATACGGTTGTTGCCGGGTTGAGTGTGTTTTTGCCGGAGTACCGCTGCACCCCTGAGCACCGGAACGACATCATTCAGACGCTGAAAGCAAGTGCTAAACAGATTGGTGACCAACTCAGTCTCTGA